From the Thermovirga lienii DSM 17291 genome, one window contains:
- a CDS encoding transport system permease protein (PFAM: FecCD transport family~COGs: COG0609 ABC-type Fe3+-siderophore transport system permease component~InterPro IPR000522~KEGG: dps:DP0215 Fe(III) ABC-transporter, permease protein~PFAM: transport system permease protein~SPTR: Probable Fe(III) ABC-transporter, permease protein) — protein MGKRRVNCLLGFTTLFGVLILCVFWSLSVGEAPISIRRVFSVLGSLVWGNPDGFQVQERLILLDIRLPRVVSALLVGACLSTSGVIYQGLLMNVLAEPYTLGVATGAAFGASLAFLLGLRPVAIFAFVGGAASLLVSMALAGGSKGIKNSPRLILAGVVVSSILSAGITLLKALAGQQAAVIVFWLLGSFSSADWSQAFLVFASAMAVLTVGLFYSREMDIIASGGPAEALGVDEGRTKLALLFLSSLATSVAVSTCGVIGFVGLVVPHLLRLIFGPGHRGLVVLAFLGGGILLVVADTFSRMLGELPIGVLTALTGGPVFCFLLWKGR, from the coding sequence TTGGGGAAAAGGCGGGTAAATTGCCTTTTGGGTTTTACTACCCTATTTGGAGTTTTGATTTTGTGCGTTTTTTGGTCCCTGTCTGTGGGAGAAGCACCTATATCCATTAGACGGGTTTTTTCGGTTTTGGGGAGTTTGGTGTGGGGTAACCCTGATGGTTTCCAGGTACAAGAAAGATTGATCCTATTGGATATAAGGCTTCCAAGGGTTGTTTCTGCATTACTTGTAGGAGCATGTCTTTCCACCAGTGGGGTTATTTATCAGGGGCTTTTGATGAACGTTCTGGCAGAGCCTTACACTCTTGGAGTGGCTACCGGAGCCGCATTTGGGGCATCTTTGGCCTTTCTGTTAGGTCTAAGGCCTGTGGCGATTTTTGCATTTGTTGGGGGTGCAGCTTCTCTTTTGGTCTCCATGGCTTTGGCCGGAGGAAGTAAGGGTATCAAAAATTCTCCTAGACTAATTCTTGCTGGAGTAGTAGTTAGCAGTATATTGAGTGCTGGCATAACTCTGCTCAAAGCCTTAGCAGGCCAGCAAGCTGCCGTTATAGTATTTTGGCTTTTGGGCAGTTTTTCCTCAGCTGACTGGTCTCAGGCCTTTTTAGTTTTTGCTTCGGCTATGGCCGTTTTGACTGTAGGCTTATTCTATTCCAGGGAGATGGACATTATAGCTTCAGGGGGGCCAGCAGAGGCCTTGGGTGTTGACGAAGGGAGGACAAAACTAGCCCTTCTCTTTTTGAGTTCCCTTGCAACATCTGTAGCAGTTTCTACCTGTGGTGTGATAGGGTTTGTTGGTCTGGTAGTGCCCCACTTGTTGCGGTTGATCTTTGGCCCGGGACATCGGGGGCTTGTGGTTTTGGCCTTTTTGGGTGGAGGCATTTTGCTTGTTGTAGCGGACACGTTCTCCAGAATGTTAGGAGAGCTTCCTATAGGAGTCCTTACTGCTCTTACGGGTGGCCCTGTGTTTTGCTTCCTCCTGTGGAAGGGAAGGTAG
- a CDS encoding FeoA family protein (PFAM: FeoA domain~InterPro IPR007167~KEGG: aco:Amico_0215 FeoA family protein~PFAM: FeoA family protein~SPTR: FeoA family protein) — protein sequence MTTGLHLLKNGQKAKIVSLPPGLCGKRIEALGLRPGKTIEKVSGMPFKGPVTISLDGRQIAIGHGMSEKIVVEPITEGESQ from the coding sequence ATGACCACTGGGCTTCATTTATTGAAAAATGGCCAAAAGGCCAAGATAGTTTCTCTGCCTCCAGGCTTGTGTGGTAAACGAATAGAAGCTTTGGGGCTGAGACCTGGGAAAACAATAGAAAAGGTCTCAGGAATGCCCTTCAAGGGGCCTGTTACCATCTCACTGGACGGAAGGCAGATTGCCATAGGTCATGGGATGAGCGAGAAAATTGTGGTTGAACCTATTACGGAAGGAGAATCCCAATGA
- a CDS encoding ABC transporter related protein (PFAM: ABC transporter~COGs: COG1120 ABC-type cobalamin/Fe3+-siderophores transport systems ATPase components~InterPro IPR003439: IPR017871: IPR003593~KEGG: rci:RRC303 ABC-type transport system, ATPase component~PFAM: ABC transporter related~SMART: AAA ATPase~SPTR: Iron(III) dicitrate transport ATP-binding protein FecE) has translation MLPPVEGKVGVMRGISVALEANNISVIMGDKVILDSVTFHLQYGEVLGLLGPNGSGKSTLIGAVAGVGRMTSGEVFFEGKNIKEIAKRDLARKVAVVPQQNYFYMPFRVIEIVLMGRYPYAGRFNSFGAQDYEIARNSLKAVDLEGFEDRLATELSGGEAQRVAIARALAQEPHILLMDEPTSALDPKHALSMFKLVEGLRKKGCAILIAMHDVNSALRWSDRVMFLKEGKVVCTKKSRDLDTTSLETVFGVKWTKHFIPDVGEIAFPVAD, from the coding sequence TTGCTTCCTCCTGTGGAAGGGAAGGTAGGAGTAATGAGGGGTATTAGCGTGGCGTTAGAAGCCAATAATATAAGCGTGATCATGGGGGACAAGGTCATTTTGGACTCCGTCACCTTCCATCTTCAATATGGGGAGGTATTGGGCCTTTTAGGCCCCAACGGGAGCGGAAAGAGCACTTTGATAGGTGCTGTCGCAGGCGTTGGCCGCATGACCAGTGGTGAAGTTTTCTTCGAAGGGAAGAACATAAAAGAGATTGCCAAAAGGGACCTTGCGAGGAAGGTTGCCGTGGTTCCACAGCAGAACTACTTTTATATGCCCTTCAGGGTTATAGAGATAGTGCTTATGGGCCGTTATCCCTACGCGGGAAGGTTCAATAGCTTTGGAGCTCAGGATTACGAAATTGCCAGAAATAGCTTGAAGGCTGTAGATCTTGAGGGATTTGAGGATCGGTTGGCTACAGAGCTTTCGGGTGGAGAAGCCCAAAGGGTAGCAATAGCCAGAGCTCTTGCCCAGGAACCCCACATTCTTTTGATGGACGAGCCTACTAGCGCATTGGACCCAAAACATGCTCTTTCCATGTTTAAGCTCGTGGAAGGACTGAGGAAAAAGGGATGTGCCATATTGATAGCCATGCACGATGTGAACTCTGCCCTTCGTTGGTCCGATCGGGTAATGTTCCTGAAGGAGGGTAAAGTGGTTTGTACCAAAAAGTCAAGGGATTTGGACACAACCTCTTTGGAGACAGTGTTCGGCGTTAAATGGACGAAACACTTCATACCTGATGTGGGAGAAATAGCGTTTCCTGTAGCCGATTGA
- a CDS encoding cell wall binding repeat-containing protein (KEGG: cbe:Cbei_4765 cell wall binding repeat-containing protein~SPTR: Putative uncharacterized protein) gives MWIKDQNGNWYMANQSIIEETFTSFNVWTKDESGHWLLAKSQDAVSSPQTSAAYHLAESL, from the coding sequence ATGTGGATAAAAGATCAAAATGGCAACTGGTACATGGCAAATCAGAGCATAATAGAAGAAACTTTCACGAGCTTCAATGTGTGGACCAAGGATGAAAGTGGCCATTGGTTGTTGGCCAAATCTCAGGATGCTGTATCCTCACCTCAAACTTCAGCGGCTTATCATTTAGCGGAATCCTTGTAA
- a CDS encoding ATPase-like, ParA/MinD (PFAM: ParA/MinD ATPase like; ATPase MipZ~COGs: COG0489 ATPase involved in chromosome partitioning~InterPro IPR019591~KEGG: aco:Amico_0426 ATPase-like, ParA/MinD~PFAM: ATPase-like, ParA/MinD~SPTR: ATPase-like, ParA/MinD), which translates to MAENKNAGGMPPKTKKNIKNIVAVGSGKGGVGKSTLSALLAVALARKGLKVGILDADITGPSIPKLLGVREKPFVTDKGVIPPKSSWLGIKVMSTNLVLDDPSKPVVWRGPLIGKAIMQFWEDLNWEDTECLIVDLPPGTADATLTVMQMIALDGVMVVSTPQGLASLIVEKMMHMAQMLEVPLLGIVENMGYAVCPHCGEKWELYGPSHVEKLSEKWKVPVIAGLPVDREISILGDAGRLEHYANEAVLENLADGVLKSLK; encoded by the coding sequence ATGGCGGAAAATAAGAATGCAGGGGGTATGCCTCCTAAGACCAAAAAAAACATTAAAAATATAGTTGCTGTAGGAAGTGGTAAAGGGGGAGTGGGAAAAAGCACTTTGTCAGCTCTATTAGCGGTGGCCCTTGCAAGAAAAGGTCTTAAAGTGGGAATTTTAGATGCTGATATAACAGGGCCATCCATACCCAAGCTGCTTGGAGTGCGAGAAAAACCTTTCGTAACTGATAAAGGAGTAATACCACCCAAAAGCAGCTGGCTCGGTATAAAAGTTATGTCAACTAACCTGGTGCTTGATGACCCTTCTAAGCCCGTTGTTTGGAGAGGCCCCTTGATAGGAAAGGCCATAATGCAGTTCTGGGAAGACCTGAATTGGGAAGATACAGAGTGTTTGATCGTTGATTTGCCTCCAGGCACGGCTGATGCTACGCTGACCGTAATGCAGATGATAGCCTTGGACGGCGTCATGGTGGTCAGTACGCCTCAGGGGCTAGCCTCGCTTATTGTCGAAAAGATGATGCACATGGCACAGATGCTCGAAGTGCCCCTATTAGGGATTGTGGAGAACATGGGGTACGCGGTTTGTCCCCATTGTGGGGAGAAATGGGAATTGTATGGGCCTAGCCACGTTGAAAAATTGTCAGAAAAGTGGAAGGTTCCTGTCATAGCTGGCCTGCCAGTAGATAGGGAAATTTCCATTCTTGGGGACGCCGGTAGGTTGGAGCACTACGCAAATGAGGCTGTTTTGGAGAATTTGGCTGATGGAGTTTTAAAATCACTTAAATAA
- a CDS encoding ribonuclease H (PFAM: RNase H~COGs: COG0328 Ribonuclease HI~InterPro IPR002156: IPR007527~KEGG: aco:Amico_1783 ribonuclease H~PFAM: ribonuclease H~SPTR: Ribonuclease H), with translation MIIGYFDGASRGNPGEAGAGACIVDFGKGQILWKESKYLGKRTNNEAEYEALILLLRELLNRKLYNCVVKGDSKLVVNQMLGNWKIREPRLLPLAEEALFLIDKTKARLQWIPRQENSLADNLSNKAIDESKRVGGETDEHADKLVSRMVSDHIYIVKDGQEEFVVDLKHNNCSCPDFRTKGHCAHMDEVAKGRKKTKA, from the coding sequence ATGATAATTGGCTACTTTGATGGGGCGTCCAGGGGGAATCCTGGAGAGGCCGGAGCAGGTGCTTGTATCGTTGATTTTGGCAAGGGGCAGATCCTGTGGAAGGAGTCCAAGTACTTAGGCAAGCGAACCAACAACGAAGCGGAGTACGAGGCTCTGATCCTCTTGCTTAGAGAACTCTTAAATAGGAAACTTTACAATTGTGTTGTGAAAGGTGACAGCAAGTTGGTGGTCAATCAGATGCTGGGCAACTGGAAGATAAGGGAGCCCAGACTTTTACCTTTGGCAGAAGAGGCCCTGTTCCTCATCGATAAGACGAAAGCTCGACTTCAGTGGATACCAAGACAGGAAAACAGCCTGGCTGATAATCTTTCGAACAAGGCTATAGACGAAAGCAAAAGAGTTGGTGGAGAGACTGACGAACATGCCGATAAATTGGTCTCTCGTATGGTATCTGACCATATATACATTGTAAAAGATGGTCAGGAAGAGTTCGTCGTCGACTTGAAACACAATAATTGTAGTTGCCCTGATTTTAGGACAAAAGGGCATTGTGCTCACATGGATGAGGTCGCCAAGGGAAGAAAAAAAACAAAGGCTTAA
- a CDS encoding small GTP-binding protein (PFAM: Ferrous iron transport protein B; Ferrous iron transport protein B C terminus; Nucleoside recognition~TIGRFAM: small GTP-binding protein domain~COGs: COG0370 Fe2+ transport system protein B~InterProIPR005225: IPR002917: IPR011619: IPR011642: IPR 011640~KEGG: aco:Amico_0214 small GTP-binding protein~PFAM: GTP-binding protein HSR1-related; Ferrous iron transport protein B domain-containing protein; nucleoside recognition domain protein; Ferrous iron transport B domain-containing protein~SPTR: Small GTP-binding protein;~TIGRFAM: small GTP-binding protein), which yields MKFPCLGCHDQAQHCGGCPASNENSPSELKKILLVGNPNVGKSAVFTRLTGVHAISSNFPGTTISFTQGNLRHEGQNYVIIDVPGTYTLNPTNEAEEVAKRIIEEDSDIVIIVLDAGALERNLYLALQVLELGKKAIVALNMVDEARHKGIEINIEALEKALGVPVVPTVALSGRGIKNLVNRLKEARKSHITPQSDEDRWKTIGKIIAQTQKAHHRHHTVKDRLEDITVHPLWGALFGIAVIVASYYAVRQIGEGIINYILDPIFSTFVLPLLEALSRSMNPQGFMHSLLLGTLINGTLDFEQSFGLLTTGLYVPLVMVLPYIFAFYTVLSLLEDSGYLPRLAVLFDSLMHRLGLHGFAIVPNLLGLGCNVPGILATRVLESPRERFIASTLISVAVPCAGLQAMIFGALGSFGGKYVAMVYGSLAVAWIVLGRILNALLPGYSPELIIEIPPYRVPSLRGLGLKLWFRIRGFLIEAIPLVLFGVLVVNLLYMSGIMNVISNLLEPFFNIVLGLPASTAGPIILGLLRKDVAVGMLLPLNLTPQQMVITVVMLSMTFPCIATFIVLFRELGAKKMLYSLGIMLTTAILFGFMLRLFFLLA from the coding sequence ATGAAGTTCCCCTGCCTCGGTTGCCACGACCAAGCTCAGCATTGCGGAGGCTGTCCGGCTTCCAATGAAAATTCACCTTCCGAACTAAAAAAAATTCTCCTAGTGGGCAATCCTAACGTGGGCAAAAGTGCCGTCTTCACGAGGTTGACCGGAGTTCATGCCATATCTTCTAATTTTCCTGGAACAACCATAAGTTTCACTCAAGGAAACCTACGACACGAAGGTCAAAACTACGTTATCATAGATGTCCCAGGAACTTACACATTGAATCCCACAAACGAAGCAGAGGAAGTGGCCAAGCGCATAATCGAAGAAGATTCTGACATAGTGATAATTGTCCTTGACGCAGGAGCACTGGAGAGGAACTTATACTTGGCCCTTCAAGTCCTGGAGCTTGGAAAGAAAGCCATAGTTGCGCTCAACATGGTAGACGAAGCTAGGCATAAAGGCATTGAGATCAACATTGAAGCTCTTGAGAAAGCTCTGGGAGTTCCCGTAGTCCCAACTGTTGCTCTTTCTGGCAGGGGAATAAAGAACTTGGTGAATCGCCTCAAGGAGGCTAGAAAATCCCACATAACTCCACAAAGTGACGAAGATAGGTGGAAGACCATAGGGAAAATAATCGCCCAAACACAAAAAGCCCATCACAGACATCACACTGTGAAGGACCGTCTGGAGGACATCACAGTCCATCCCTTGTGGGGCGCTCTGTTTGGAATAGCCGTAATAGTTGCAAGTTATTACGCTGTTAGACAGATCGGAGAGGGCATCATAAACTACATCCTTGATCCCATCTTCTCTACATTTGTCCTGCCTCTACTGGAAGCTCTCTCAAGGAGCATGAATCCCCAAGGCTTTATGCACTCTTTGTTACTAGGAACATTGATAAACGGCACATTAGACTTTGAGCAAAGTTTCGGCCTATTGACTACAGGTCTATACGTCCCCCTCGTAATGGTTCTGCCATATATTTTTGCATTTTACACCGTACTGAGTTTACTGGAAGATTCAGGATATCTACCTCGACTTGCTGTATTATTCGACTCGTTGATGCACCGATTGGGCCTCCACGGCTTCGCAATAGTCCCCAACCTGCTTGGCCTAGGGTGCAACGTGCCTGGCATCCTGGCGACGAGGGTTCTTGAATCCCCCAGAGAGCGATTCATTGCTTCTACGCTAATTTCCGTAGCCGTACCATGCGCTGGCCTTCAAGCGATGATATTCGGTGCGCTAGGAAGCTTTGGCGGCAAATACGTGGCAATGGTGTACGGCTCCCTTGCTGTCGCATGGATAGTCTTAGGAAGGATCCTAAATGCGTTGCTTCCAGGCTACAGCCCCGAGCTCATCATAGAGATACCTCCGTATAGAGTTCCTTCATTGAGAGGACTCGGTCTTAAACTGTGGTTTAGGATCAGGGGTTTTCTGATTGAGGCAATCCCTCTAGTCTTATTTGGCGTCCTGGTGGTCAACCTTCTCTACATGTCAGGAATTATGAACGTAATATCCAACCTTTTGGAGCCTTTCTTCAACATCGTTCTGGGGCTTCCAGCATCAACAGCTGGACCCATAATACTAGGACTATTGAGAAAAGACGTGGCCGTTGGTATGCTGTTACCGCTGAACCTCACCCCTCAGCAAATGGTCATAACCGTGGTGATGTTGTCCATGACGTTCCCGTGCATAGCTACTTTCATAGTCCTCTTTAGGGAACTTGGAGCCAAGAAGATGCTTTACAGTCTGGGAATAATGTTGACAACAGCGATATTGTTCGGTTTCATGCTGAGGTTATTCTTCTTGCTTGCGTAA
- a CDS encoding Extracellular solute-binding protein, family 7 (PFAM: Bacterial extracellular solute-binding protein, family 7~TIGRFAM: tripartite ATP-independent periplasmic transporter solute receptor, DctP family~COGs: COG1638 TRAP-type C4-dicarboxylate transport system periplasmic component~InterPro IPR018389~KEGG: aco:Amico_1342 extracellular solute-binding protein, family 7~PFAM: Extracellular solute-binding protein, family 7~SPTR: TRAP dicarboxylate transporter-DctP subunit) codes for MRVRASRLMLGVILAGVFLFLSVSGAMAVTAKMSYNGPPDEKNNAVHAFAVNFKKFVEEGTEGRLKIELFPDSQLGTEEERMELLMKSGLNQPIINIASFAGVAPVFPEIYASSVPFMFNSYEAAHYFFDNSRYWKRAQEEFRNRTGAVLLEAVEEGGFLAFTNSKKPIHHPADFKGLKFRAMDEGQIAIYKAFGASGTPIPWTELYMALKTGVVDGQMNPAMYIIIGSLFEVQKYMTLANIQYSDQFLVMNGDLFDSLSKEDQEVVLKAAKEANRISRKEVEEADAKQIEFLKEKGMEVYAPTPEEMEEFRSIGQPGYIEWLKSKVSSDWMELALECAENANKAVSGGN; via the coding sequence ATGAGGGTTAGGGCGAGCAGGTTGATGTTAGGTGTTATTTTGGCGGGGGTTTTTCTTTTTCTCTCCGTATCTGGAGCAATGGCAGTCACTGCTAAAATGTCGTACAATGGCCCCCCCGATGAGAAAAACAACGCAGTTCACGCTTTCGCTGTGAACTTCAAGAAGTTCGTGGAGGAAGGAACTGAAGGCCGCCTCAAGATAGAATTGTTCCCTGACAGCCAACTAGGTACGGAAGAAGAACGAATGGAGCTTCTGATGAAGTCAGGATTGAACCAGCCGATAATCAATATAGCCTCTTTCGCAGGGGTAGCGCCGGTCTTCCCCGAGATATATGCGTCATCCGTACCCTTCATGTTCAATAGCTATGAAGCGGCCCATTACTTCTTTGATAACAGCCGTTACTGGAAGAGAGCGCAGGAGGAGTTCCGCAACAGGACCGGTGCGGTCCTGTTGGAAGCCGTAGAGGAGGGGGGCTTTTTGGCCTTTACCAACTCTAAAAAGCCTATTCACCATCCAGCAGATTTCAAAGGGTTGAAATTTAGAGCAATGGACGAGGGGCAGATAGCCATATACAAGGCCTTTGGAGCAAGTGGCACTCCAATTCCTTGGACGGAGCTTTACATGGCCCTGAAGACAGGAGTTGTCGACGGTCAGATGAACCCTGCAATGTATATAATAATCGGCAGTCTTTTTGAGGTCCAAAAATATATGACCTTGGCGAACATTCAATATTCCGACCAATTTTTGGTAATGAACGGAGACCTATTTGACTCCCTCTCGAAAGAGGATCAAGAGGTCGTGCTAAAAGCTGCAAAAGAAGCCAACCGGATAAGCAGGAAGGAAGTGGAAGAGGCGGATGCGAAGCAAATAGAATTTTTGAAGGAAAAGGGCATGGAAGTTTACGCTCCCACTCCGGAAGAAATGGAAGAGTTCCGTTCCATTGGACAGCCAGGTTATATTGAATGGCTTAAGAGCAAGGTTTCCTCCGATTGGATGGAACTTGCCCTGGAGTGCGCTGAGAACGCCAATAAGGCAGTTTCCGGAGGAAATTAA
- a CDS encoding Dinitrogenase iron-molybdenum cofactor biosynthesis protein (PFAM: Dinitrogenase iron-molybdenum cofactor~COGs: COG1433 conserved hypothetical protein~InterPro IPR003731~KEGG: aco:Amico_0015 dinitrogenase iron-molybdenum cofactor biosynthesis protein~PFAM: Dinitrogenase iron-molybdenum cofactor biosynthesis protein~SPTR: Dinitrogenase iron-molybdenum cofactor biosynthesis protein), whose protein sequence is MRSYIAVPSDGRSEGDPVSERFARASYFLLFDEEGTLQQVIENKAKEAGHGAGGRAVQELSRQGVSVVLAPRVGPKAQGALDAAGIKFSEVTLPITCERAVREYIKQRS, encoded by the coding sequence TTGAGATCGTACATTGCTGTTCCTTCTGACGGCAGGTCTGAAGGTGACCCTGTCTCTGAGCGATTTGCCAGAGCTTCATATTTCCTCCTTTTCGACGAAGAGGGGACCTTGCAGCAAGTCATAGAGAACAAGGCAAAAGAAGCGGGCCATGGAGCAGGCGGACGGGCTGTTCAGGAGCTTTCTAGGCAGGGAGTTTCTGTGGTTTTAGCCCCTAGAGTAGGGCCTAAAGCTCAAGGGGCTTTGGATGCCGCGGGGATTAAGTTTAGCGAAGTGACTCTTCCCATTACCTGCGAACGAGCCGTGAGGGAATATATAAAGCAGCGTTCATAA